The following are encoded together in the Tamandua tetradactyla isolate mTamTet1 chromosome 14, mTamTet1.pri, whole genome shotgun sequence genome:
- the LOC143655790 gene encoding uncharacterized protein LOC143655790, with translation MRKHPKKAGGAQWSPKTFALGKNEYEEPTMVCCPMPTTTPVFEEKLWRRRTRHGLAVASARVACGKKSLDQTRAGRENRLYLHYRFVMPMQSYKGFRGHVENWRKRVTCLSLPWGQEPEDSPSAEQRQWYPGTARTIFSHRATRLGDCAGKTLVLLSHIKGAAKGRPGTQQS, from the exons ATGAGAAAGCACCCTAAGAAG GCAGGGGGAGCACAGTGGTCACCCAAGACCTTTGCTTTGGGCAAGAATGAGTATGAGGAACCTACCATGGTTTGTTGCCCAATGCCCACTACAACGCCGGTGTTTGAGGAAAAGCTATGGAGAAGAAGGACACGCCATGGTCTTGCTGTTGCCTCCGCTAGAGTAGCCTGTGGAAAGAAAAGTCTTGATCAAACCAG GGCAGGGAGGGAAAACAGGTTATATCTCCACTACCGATTTGTAATGCCTATGCAAAGCTACAAAGGATTCCGAGGCCATGTCGAGAATTGGAGGAAAAGAGTAACGTGTCTATCACTGCCTTGGGGGCAGGAGCCAGAG GACTCGCCCAGTGCTGAACAGAGACAATGGTACCCTGGAACGGCTCGGACCATTTTTTCCCATAGAGCCACCAGGTTGGGAGACTGTGCAGGAAAGACCCTTGTCCTCCTCAGTCACATAAAGGGAGCAGCAAAAGGCAGGCCTGGAACTCAGCAGTCCTGA